The Streptomyces sp. NBC_00510 genomic interval GGAACGGGCGGGGGCGGCCCAGTTGCAGTCCGCGCTCACCCACGGCCACCCCACGGCGCTCGCGGCCTCCGACCTCACCGCGCACGCCGTCCACCTGCTCGCGCGGGGCGCCGCCCCCGCGGAACTGACCGCCCTGCTGCGCGCCTACGCGATGGAGCAGCGCGACACGTACCACGAGTGGTGGCTCGGCGACCTGTGGCTGCGTGCCCAGGACCACGGCCCGGTGGCCTTCGTCCGGCGCGGCTGGGACGAGTGCCTCGGGGTGCTCGACCGCCTCGACGAGGCCCTCGCGGCGCCCGACCGGGAGGCCGACCCGTGCCTGGCCGGCGGCGCGGGCTGGATCGCCGAGGAGGCGTTCGCGACCGGCCTGCTGTGCTTCCTGCTCTTCCCGGACGAACCCGTCACCGCGGTGCGCCGGGCGGCGTGCTCCTCGGGGGACTCCGACTCGATCGCCTGCCTGACGGGCGCCTTCGCCGGCGCGCACCACGGCCTGGCGGCCTGGCCGGACGCCTGGGTGGAGCGGCTCGAGCACCGTGACGAACTACTGGCCCTCGGCGCCCTCTGGGACGGCGACGGCGGCTGACGCCCGCCGGACCCGGACGAGGAAGTCCTCGACGCGGGCCCGGTCCGGCTCGTCCGGGAGCGGACTGCGCGGGGCGGCGGCGTCGGCCTCCTCGCGCAGCCGGAGCATCCAGGACTCCGTCTCCGCCCAGCCGACCTCGCCCCGCTTGACCGCCAGCAGCCGCTCCCGGTGGTCGCCGACCCCTATGCGCAGTTCGCCGGTGCGGAGCAGGTCGCGGGAGCTGATCAGCAGGCGCAGCAGGTGCATGGCGTGCTTCCAGCGGGGCGCGCCGTGCGTGCGGACGTCGGCCTCCAGCTTCCGCAACTGGCCGGTGGCGTAGCGCGCGAAGCTCTCGTGGACGTGCCGGGACAGGAAGGCGCCGCGCAGGGCGAGCAGTTCCTTCCCGGTGTCGTCGACGTGCTCGACGAGGGGGGAGTGGAGGCACTCCAGGATGTTGGGGTTGGCGCGCAGCGCGAGCTCGCAGAACCGCTCCAGCTCCCAGGAGAACTGCTCGGGCTCCGGGCCGTCCACGTGGCGGGGCGGCTTGTCGAAGCGCCAGAAGAGCGGCGTGGGCGCCACGTACACCCCGCGACGGTCGGTGTCGCTG includes:
- a CDS encoding ADP-ribosylglycohydrolase family protein, with protein sequence MTGLAIGDALGFPTEFNDVPSILAKCGPWREMELPRPAFVTDDTQMTLALGRGLRTAMERGPLTPSRLARPVREEYVDWYHSPDNNRAPGRTCLVACEKLDHPDRPWQEASQTGSKGCGANMRVAPVGLVPGLRPEERAGAAQLQSALTHGHPTALAASDLTAHAVHLLARGAAPAELTALLRAYAMEQRDTYHEWWLGDLWLRAQDHGPVAFVRRGWDECLGVLDRLDEALAAPDREADPCLAGGAGWIAEEAFATGLLCFLLFPDEPVTAVRRAACSSGDSDSIACLTGAFAGAHHGLAAWPDAWVERLEHRDELLALGALWDGDGG
- a CDS encoding nucleotidyltransferase domain-containing protein; protein product: MRDHDLVRRHTVYACVMGSRAFGLATDGSDTDRRGVYVAPTPLFWRFDKPPRHVDGPEPEQFSWELERFCELALRANPNILECLHSPLVEHVDDTGKELLALRGAFLSRHVHESFARYATGQLRKLEADVRTHGAPRWKHAMHLLRLLISSRDLLRTGELRIGVGDHRERLLAVKRGEVGWAETESWMLRLREEADAAAPRSPLPDEPDRARVEDFLVRVRRASAAVAVPEGAEGQ